Within Actinobaculum sp. 313, the genomic segment TCGAGACGGAAGAAGAAGCCGTAGATCATATTCGCAGGTACTCGACGGGGCACACCGAAGCCATCATTTCTCAAGACGTAGAGGCGATCCGGTACTTCACTGATGCTATCGACGGCGCCGCAATCATGATCAATGCCTCGACGCGGTTCACCGACGGGGGTGAACTTGGCCTCGGAGCGGAGATCGGCATTTCAACGCAGAAGCTTCACGCGCGCGGGCCGATGGGACTCAGCGAACTGACGACCACCACGTGGATTGTGGAGGGCGATGGACATGTCCGGAGCTGAGTCGGCGGGGGATACTCGTCAGTCGACGTGCGGAAGTGAACCGCGCCACACGGCAGACTCGAGCGATCTCAGCCAGCCGACCCCGCGTGCCGCCGTCGCCGAAAATGTACGGGTTCCCGTCAAACCTCATTCCGGTCGGACGCGTATTGGCATCATGGGCGGAACCTTTGATCCAATTCATCATGGGCACCTTGTGGCGGCCTCCGAGGTGCAGCACACTTTCGGTCTTGATGAGGTGGTGTTCGTACCTACCGGCAGGCAACCCTTTAAACGCGATCAAAAGGTGACCCTGCCCGAGCATCGCTACCTCATGACCGTTATCGCCACCGCCTCCAACTCGCGTTTCTCCGTCTCGCGCGTGGATATTGAGCGCGAAGGCACAACCTACACCATCGACACGCTGCGTGATTTGCGACGGGTCTACCCCGATGCAGAGTTCTACTTCATTACCGGCGCGGATGTGCTCCCTGACATTCTGCGGTGGAAAGATTCCGATGAGCTGTGGGGCATGGCTCATTTCATTGGTGTGACACGACCAGGTCATCGGCTCGCCACCACCGGATTGCCACCGGAGGGTATTACCCTTTTAGAAGTACCCGCGATGGCGATTTCGTCTACGGATTGTCGGAAGCGGGTCGCCGCCGGTGCACCAATCTGGTATCTGGTGCCCGACGGCGTCGTACAGTACATTGCGAAATACCGCTTGTATCGGGGCGACATGCCGATATCTCAAGAGGTATCCAACGGCGCGAGTCGCGTCGGGAAGGAGCAAGGATGAGCGAGGGGACATCCGAAACGCCGCGCCTATCCCGGCGGGAGATGCGCGAGCGCGGTCTACTGAAGCCGGTCTCCGAGGGAATCGCGTCTGCCGAGCGGTTGTCGCGCACCCAGGAACTTAAATTGCGTCGTCCTTCTCGTAAGGAGATGAGAGAGAGGGAAGCCGCCCAGCGGCAGCAGGCGGAGGCGGTAGAGGCCTCCACCGCTGATGACGTCGCGACATCTCCGGCGCGGGCCGATGAGAAGACTGAGAGTGTTACATCTACCGCGCCGGTCAGTCAGGATGAATCCGCGTGGCGTCCACGGCCACTTCCGACCCAAGCTACCGAGCCAAGTAGGTCAGGTGGAGACCCCTTTGCCGCTGCCGACCGGAAGTCGCCAGGCCAGAA encodes:
- the nadD gene encoding nicotinate-nucleotide adenylyltransferase — encoded protein: MGGTFDPIHHGHLVAASEVQHTFGLDEVVFVPTGRQPFKRDQKVTLPEHRYLMTVIATASNSRFSVSRVDIEREGTTYTIDTLRDLRRVYPDAEFYFITGADVLPDILRWKDSDELWGMAHFIGVTRPGHRLATTGLPPEGITLLEVPAMAISSTDCRKRVAAGAPIWYLVPDGVVQYIAKYRLYRGDMPISQEVSNGASRVGKEQG